Part of the Subtercola frigoramans genome, TCCTGGGCTGAAGATGTGAATCCCGAGTGGCTCTGGGGCCCGACGATGGTGCAGGTGAATGCAGACCTCGAATCAGAGATGGCTAAAGCGCTTTCAGGGCAGCAGACGATCTTCGATGCGTTGAAGGTGGTCCAAGGCAACACCGTCGATGCAATCAAATCGCAGGGACTCTCGGTCACGCAGTAGGCCAACTGGGTCTGGTGCACACATGGCGCCAACGTTGCACCAGACCCAGTCCATTCGCAAAGGAGCACACAAAGCATGACGGTCAACCTTCCGGCGGGTCATCTCGAACGATCCGCGCCAACGTCAGGCCGGCGACGGATGTCATTCACGTCTCACACCGGCGCGATCCTCGCGCTCGTCGCCCCGTTCTTGATTCTGCTCACTCTGTTCTATCTCGTGCCGATCGGCTACGCCCTCGTGCAGTCGTTCTTCAAGCTCGAACGAAGTTCCGCGTTCGGATCGCCGCGCGAGGTCTTCGCCGGATTCGAGCAGTATGTTCACGTACTCGAGAACGCTGCGTTCTGGGGGAGTCTGGGTCGAGTCGGGGTGTTGCTGGTGACGATGGTACCCGTGATGATCCTGCTTGGCCTCCTGTTCGCTTTGCTCATCGATTCGACACTGGTAAAGGGACGACGTTTCTTTCGCCTGGCGTTCTTCGCCCCCTATGCAGTTCCCGGTGTGATCGCCGCCATCATGTGGGGCTTCTTCTACGCGCCGACGCTCTCGCCGTTGCCGGGAGTCGCGGAATCGCTCAATCTCCTCGACTCCCGAGGAATAATGATTGCCCTGGCGAACATTATCGTGTGGACGGTATCTGGCTTCAACATGCTGATCATGTATTCGGCGCTGCAAGCGGTTCCTCAGGAGCTGTATGAGGCCGCTCGCATGGATGGCGCCGGCAACGTGCGGATCGCAGTGCTCGTCAAGGTGCCACTGATCATGCCATCGATCATCATGACCGGGGTGCTGTCGATCATCGGGACCCTCCAGCTCTTCAACGAGCCGACGGTTCTCAAGACGCTGTCGAAGGCGGTAGGCCTGGACTTCACGCCAAACATGCTGGTCTTCAACACAGCTTCGATCCCGAACTACAACCTCGCTGCCGCCACCTCTGTAGTCCTGGCACTTCTCACGGCTGCGCTGTCGTTCGTCTTCCTCCGAATCACCCAGAAGAGAGCATTTGAATGAAATCCACCACGCTAGGCGCCCCCGTGGAGGGGCGAGGGCGCATCGCAAAGGATCGACCCATCAGTGTCATCGCAGCCACGGGCTTCATGATTGCGTTCGCCGTGTACTTCCTGACTCCCTTGTGGTGGCTGATCGTCGCAGCCTCGAAAACAAGGGCCGACATGGTCTCCACGTTCGGTCTGTGGTTTTCGACCGATAGCTTCGCTCTCTTCGACAACGTCGCGGCGCTATTCACGGAGAACGACGGTGCATTCGGACGGTGGATGCTCAACAGCTTCCTCTATGCCGGTGTCGGTGGGGCTGTGGGCACACTGATTGCCGCGATGATGGGATACGCATTGGCGAAATACCAATTCCGGGCTCGCAACGCGCTGTTCAACATCATCCTGGCCGCCATTCTCATCCCGGTGACCGCCCTTGCCCTGCCGTTGTTCCTGGTGTTCGGCGCCGTCAGCCTCACGGATACGTTCTGGGCGGTCTTCCTACCCAGCCTCGTCAGTCCTTTCGGCGTCTATCTCGGTAGGATCTATGCCGCAGCCGCTGTGCCTGACGAATTGCTCGAGGCATCTCGGCTCGACGGCTCGGGTGAACTGCGAACGTTCTTCAGCATGTCGCTTCGCCTCATGGCGCCAGCATTGGTGACGATCTTCCTGTTCCAGTTCACCCAGATCTGGAACAACTTCTTCCTGCCCCTGGTCATGCTTCAGGATGACGCGCTCTATCCGCTGAATCTCGGTCTCTTCAGTTGGAACTCGCAGGTGTATCTGGCGCCCGATCTGCGCCTCTTGGTGATAGTCGGATCACTTGTGGCTATCATTCCGGTGATCATCGCCTTCTTGCTTCTTCAGCGTTACTGGCGGACCGGGCTGGCTGCCGGAAGCATCAAGTGAGTTGTGTCGCGGTCGCCCCGCGGCGATACGGTCAAGAGTTCGAGTGGGCCGGCGGTTGACGTAGCGGGCTCTGCGTACCCGAAACGAACAGCCCGTCGATTGCCCCTTCGAGATCGGCTGGAGCATCGATTCGCGGATCGATCAGAGACTGAAGCTGCAGGCCATCTGCTAGAGCGACCAGCCATCGAGCGGTGCGATCTGGATCCAGCTCGGACTTGATCAGTCCCTGGCGTTGGCCTTCCCGCACTGCGTCGGAGAGCATCTTCGACGTCGTTGCGAACCGTTCCCTGAAGTAGTCGTGGGCAGGATGATCTGGGTCGACCGCCTCGGCCGCGAAGGCGATATACAACTGAACGATGCCGCGTATCGTGAGGTTTTGGCGAATAGCCGTCGCATACTGGTCGAGAGCGTCAGTCGTGCTCTTCGCCAAGTCTCGATTGTCTTGGCTCCACTGTTCTACTACCTCTCGCAACAGATCCTCTCGTGTTCCGAAGTAGTAGATGATGTGGGCCGGTTCGATGCCCAATGCACGACCGATCGCCCGGAGTGTAGTGCCGTTGTATCCCTTCCGGGCGATAACCTCCATCGCCGTCCTCAAGATCTCCTGACGGCGAGCGGCACCCTTCGAGTAGGTGCCGCGTGTGACCATGATCCTCAGTCTAAAGGGATTGACGCCCGTCTTGAGTAAATATTAACCAATGGGTAAAATCGTGGAAACGTACTTACAAGGAGGTAGCAGATGGGCGCCATCGCCATTTCGAGCTTTAGTCTGTTCACGCAACTCGGGCCGCTCCATTTCGAGACTCGAGGCGACGATGGTGTGGTGCGCCCGAGTGCCATGGATCTGCCGAGCAGAATCGATCTCGAGCAGTTCATCGCTCTCGTTCCGCAGGAGACGGGACTTACTGCTGTTGAGTTGTGCCAGGTGCAGTTCGGAGAAACCACTCCGCAGAGACTGGAACGCCTCAAGGCGGCGTTTGCGACTGCTGGTGTCCGTTTGCTCACCGTGCCGATCGATGTGGGCGACATCTCGACGCCCGATGCGGCCCATCGGGACGAGGACGTCCTTCGCATCATCGACTGGCTTGACATTGCCCAGAGCCTCGGCGCACGATTCGCGCGGGTCCGCATCGGATCGCCGATCGAGGGTGCTGATACCGAGGGATCGGGACTCGTCCGGGCGCTCGGAACGCTGGCCGACGAGGCGGCGCGTCGTCATCTTGAGCTTCTCGTCGAGAATCACGGTGGGCTGAGTTCGGATCCGGGATTTCTCCTGAGCCTGCAGAAGCAGATCGGCGAGGATCGCATGGGCATCTTGCTCGACCTCGGCAATTTCGAACCGGTCAGCACTGTCTCGATCGGCCGTATCACGGGAAATCCGGTTGATGAGAGCGGTCTCGATGTCGAGCACATCTACAAGAAGATCGAAATGCTCGCGCCACATGCCCGGCTTGTGCACGCCAAGGCGATAGACGCCGGCGCCGACGGTGAGCCGCTCCTCGATCTCGATCGCTCATTGGCGATCGTTGCCCAAGCTGGCTATGACGGTGACATCAGCATCGAGTGGGAGGGCCTGCTCGGCGATCCGTGGGAGCAAGTGCGACGGGTGGTCGAGCGTATTCGCAGGGCGTTTCCAGCGATGGCCGACGTCAAAGCGTCTTGATGCGGATGTTGCGCCAACGGCAGGCGGCGCCGTGACCCCAGCGCTCGCCGCCGATACCCAAGTCGCTGTCGTGCACTTCGAGCGCTATGTGACCGCGGTCACCGAGGGCGTCGAGCACCCGAGCTGCGTCGTAGTCCGGTGAGTCCAGTGTCGCGGTGTCGACCTCGGCGATCTTGAGGCCATTCACCCAGGTGGTGATCACGGGTAGGGCTCCGATCGCTCGGATCCGGATCTCGTTCCAGTCCGCCCACTTCCACACGCGAAGGAAATCATTGACATCGGCGGCATAACGGAGCCGCGCGATCTTCTCCGGAGTGACCGGTTCAAGGCTTGTGGACGGATCATCGGCCTCAAGGCCCAGGATCTCGCCCGAGGCATCGCGGCGACCACGCACGGCGAACGGTACCGCGGAGAAACTTGCAAGCCCGTTGCCGAAGAACCCCCCGATTCCGCCCGATTCCCGGTGGTCGACAAGGACTTGGAACCCCTCCCAAGTGTTGCGCCGTCTACGGATCATGACCCCGGTGTCGGCCGGCCAATCCGGCTTGGCTTCAACTACAAGTTCGAAATCGCCATAACTCTCGTCGCTGACCAGGTAGCCCCCATAGCCGCTGCCGGGCGCATCCTGACGCCCGACGATCGCACCGTCCTCGACGGTCCAAACGGCGGGGTGCTTCTCGGGTTCGACAGGGCGGCGAGCCCCTTGGGCGGCGAGCATGTCGAGAACGGCAGGGCCACCGGGGTAGAGATCCCCATAGATCCGGGGCGCGGTGTGCCACCCCGCGAGAGTGCTGCCATCGAACAGTGGGCGGAAGCCCTCGTCATCGAATTCTGTGAGCGTCATTGCTTTCTCCTCATGAGCGTCCTTTGATATTATCCAACGGTAAAAAACTCATGGCGTCAAATATTGAGTTGTGATAAATTTTGTCTGCAGCCACGACGGCTGCAGATTTGGAGACAGCCAACGATGGCGAGAACTCAGAACCTTGGCATTAATCCACTTCCCTGGATTCTGGTGGACATGTCCTACAATCTCGATCGCGATGTTCTCACGCGGGCGATGAAGGAGCTTGGCGGCATCGGATTCGACCACATCACGGTTGAGATTCCAGATGGATTGACGCCGCGACAATATGGTGCCTTGCTCAGCGACAACGGGTTCAGCCCTGCGCCCGGCTACTTTTCTGGCCGCTGGTCTGACCACGACTCTCACGCCGGGCTTGTCGAAGCACTCAAGGTGCATGCGGCAGCGCACGCAGAACTCGGCCTCGACCGTGCCTTCATCGCGCACGACCTCGTACCGGAGCGGATCGCAAGACCGGCCGTCGGTGTGGCAGCGGATCCCTTCCGTTTGGCGGTCATCGCGGATGGTCTGGCGCTTGCGGCCGAGGCGGGCGTCGCAGAAGGTGTGCGGTACGCACTCCATCCACACGTCGGTTCGTGGATCGAGACCGAGGAGGAGACCCGTTCAGTACTCGATACAACTGCCGGGTCCGACCTCTTCTTCGGCCCCGACACCGGGCATCTCTATTGGGCCGGCGCCGACCCTGCAGCTCTCATGCGCTCGTACTCGGACCGTATCATCGCTGTGCATCTCAAAGACGTCAATATGTCGGCTCGCGATACTGCGATCGCGAAGGGCGACGAATATCGAGCGGCGACGGTGGTCCGCCACGTCTGGACCGAACCCGGGCAGGGCGCGATCGATTTCGAGGAGGTGTTCAAGAGCCTTCCCGCCGCTTTCGACGGCTGGTTCGTGATCGAGGTTGATGTGCCTGATGCGGCTTCGGCTGTTGAAAGCTCCGCCATCTCCCTGGCTTTCGTCAACCAGCATCCCTATTTTGCGCCGGTGACGGCATGACCGACCGTATCGGCGTCGGCATAGTCGGAGCCGGGCCCGTAGTGCAGGCGATCCACCTGCCGACATTGGCGAGATTGACCAACCGCTTCGAGGTGCGGGTGATCCTCGACATCGATGAGAACGTCGCAACGGACGTCGCAGATCGAGTGTCGGCTCGAGCTACGACGGACTTCCAGGATCTGCTCGATGACCCCTCTGTGGAAGTCGTCGCCATCTGCACACCGGCATTCCTGCACGCTGAACAAGTGATAGCTGCATTGGAGTCAAACAAACGTGCCGTCTTCTGTGAGAAGCCGCTCGCACGTACACTTGCCGAGGCCGCGCGCATCGCAGACGCTGTCGAACGCACCGGGGTCCCTCTGGTCGTCGGTGCCATGCATACGTTCGACCCGGGCTGGCTCGCCGTAGGTGACGTGGTCGAGAAACTGGCCGCGACTGCGCATACCGTGCGCTCGAGCATCGCTCTGCCGTTCAACAACCGTTTCGAGGATTGGGCGACCGAAATCGTTCAAAGGCCTCCTCGACCAGAGGGCGGCACTCCCGACGCAGAGGCGCTCGCCTCGCTGATGTCGCTGGGTGTGCTCGAGCTCGCCATTCACGATCTTCCTGTGGTGCGGCGCTTTCTGCCCGATGCCGACGAAGTAACAGTGTCGGCCGCCGTGGGGCTCGAACCATTCGGCTATGCGATAACAGCAGTGGCAGGCGATCGGATGATCGAACTTTTCGGTCTCATCAGCGCCCAATGGCAGCCGAAATGGGAGTTCGAAGCCATCAGCGACGACACGATGCTGCATATCGAGTTCACTCCGTCGTTCGTGCAGGCCGGATCTGCTGTCGCGACTGTCACGATGGGCGGAGTGAGCACCACCTACGGCAGTTATGGACACAATGGGTACGAAGGCGAGTGGCGAGCCATCGGCGATATCGTAGAGGGGAACCTCGGCTTGATGCCCGACATCGCCGACTTGATCGACGACCTCACGTTTGCGATCAGGCTCGCGGAGGGAGCGGCCGACGTTGTCCGCTCGGCAGCACTTTCGGCGGAGGCCTCCGCATGAAGGCACAACTGTCAGTTGCTTCGCGACCGGAGACTGCTGAGCTCACCCGTGCCGTTGTCGCATCATTGCCTCAGTCGTTCAGCCTCGCGGCAGGCGACGCAACCCTCGCGGATGTCACTGTCATCGGCGGCGCCAGAGGGTGGGCATCGACGGCATCCCATCTCATCGCGGCCGGCGCAGAGCGGGTGATCGTCATTGATCCGCGTGCCGACGATCCGTCGGCGATCGGCGGCGTCGCCGCTCTCGCAGATTCGGTCGGCACCCGCGTTGTGCTCAGCGAGCCATTCGCTGGCAACGCTGGGCTGGCGGCTGCGGCCTCCTCCTTCAGCGGCTCCGCGTTGATCTCCATCGTGGGACTTGTGACCGGAGACCTCGATGAGAACCTTCTCACGCATCTTCGCCTTGCTCGACTGGCCGGTCTCGCGGATGTGTCGATCGGCGACACGAGGACGACCGAGCGTGCGCGTCTGTCGACGGCGACTGCCAGGCTCGGTGATTCATCGACAATCGTGAGATCGCTTCTCGCGAGATCGCTCGCGGCTCCTGCGAGCCATACAATCCGCGGATATGCAGGTGATCGAATGATCGTCGCGACCGTATTCGATGGCGATACGGCGCGGCCCGCACTCGTGACGGTGACGAGCGACGAGGGCGCAATGCTGCTACCTACTGTGTACGAGAGTGCACATCGAACGGCCTTTCGATCACTTCTCAGTGAAGCTGTATCAACGGAGGTAGTGCGGTCTTTCGCAATCGACGTTGAGACAGCGAGCTCCGTGACAGGCGATCGGCGGGCCAGACGGTGACGGCGGGTAAACTCAGGGTAGTCATTGCCGGGACCGGCATGATCGCCGAACTTCATCGTCGGGCCGCCGTGCTTTCGGGCGCAGTCGTTATCGGTGTGCTCGGGTCCCGACCAGAGCGTTCACACGAGGTTGCGGAACGCTGGGGCGTGGAACACGCGTTCGGTGATCTCGTCGAGGTGATTGCAGCACGCCCAGACGTGGTGCACATCTGCACGCCGAATAGCTTTCATTTTGCGTATGCGCTCGAACTTCTGGATGCCGGTATCCATGTCGTATGTGAGAAACCGCTCGGGTTGACGGCCGCCGAGTCCATGGAGATGGACGCGAAGGCAGCGGCGTGCGGACTCGTCGCAACCGTTCCGTTCGTGTACCGCTTCCACCCTATGGTTCGCGAAATCCGCGAGCGCCGCCTCGCCGGGGAGTTAGGCGAAATCGCGCTCATCCACGGCAGTTACCTGCAGGATTGGATGCTCGCCCCTAACGTCGGGAGCTGGCGGGTGGATCCGATCGCAGGCGGGGCGTCCCGCGCGTTCGCAGACATCGGATCCCACTGGTGTGACCTCGTGGAATGGGTGAGTGGCGAACGCTTCTCCGCGGTCTCCTCAGCGGTGTCGATCCTTTACCCTGAACGACCGTCTGAATCGGCCACAGCGTTCACTGGCGGAGGGTCGGGCGAGTTGGGAGTGGTCACCACCGAAGACATAGCGCTAGCTCAATTCCGCACGGAATCCGGCGTGCTTGCCTCTGTCACCGTCTCGCAGGTTTCCGCCGGCCGGAAGAATCGGCTGTGGTTCGAACTTGACGGCACCCGGCAGAGTGCCGTCTTCGACCAAGAGAATCCCGAGTCGGCGTGGATGGGCGCTCAAATTCAGTCCTCAACAATCGTCCGGGATCCCTCAGTGAACCGTCCCGAAGCAAGGCGCCTTTCGAGTCTTCCTGCCGGGCATCCCCAGGGCTACGCACATTGTTTCGAAGCGTTCGTCGACGATACCTACGCCGCCGTACGCGGGGACGTGCGTGACGGGCTGCCTACCTTCGCCGATGGAGCCCGTGCTGCCCGCATTGTCGAGGCGGTACTAGGGTCTGCACGAGATGCCGCGTGGAAGGTCATCGCATGACGCTCAGGGTCACCAAAGCGGGTGATCCATGGGACCAAGGAATTGACGATTGCGGAGCGGAAGACCTCGACCCGCCGTCGCCGTCGTGACGGGAGAAGGAGGGCTTGAGTCGAGCTCATGCCCTCCTTCTCGGCTCTCGCGGGGCGAAGGCCGTTGTGAACGACATCGGAATCACTGCGATTTCAAGGCTTTTTGGTTTGAATCGGGGCCCAGGCCCCACAACAGCCCCGCACCAGGTTCAGATCGCCGCGTGCGAATCCAGCCACCGATTCGCCGGGCCGGGCGTTCGCCCCTATCCTTTTCAGGCGGGCGGATGCTCGTTCACCTGGTTCTTGCACCTGGAGCGTGATGGCAGATCGAACTCCCGTGACCCCGGTGCGACTCGGCTGGGTGGGCCGCCTGGGTGCGGCGTCGGCCCGCCGCCCGTGGATCGCGATGACCGTGTGGATCCTGCTGCTCGGTATCGCTCTGGCAGCGGCACTCGGTGCAACGGGGAACCAGACGCTCTTCCAGCTGCTGGTGACTGGTGCGCCCGCCGCCGAGGGGGAGAGCAGCCGGGCCACGGCGATCCTCGAGGGTGGAGACCCGCGTGACCAACTGAGTCTCACGGTGCATGGAGTGTCGCCCACCGATGCCCAGGCGATCCGCCTCTCGACGGGGATCTCCAGCACGCTCGCCGGGCTGCCCGACATAACAGTTGTCAACCCGCTTGTCGTTCCCCCACTCGCTGATGGGAGCGCGAATCCGGCGGCGTTGCCCCTGCTGGCCGACGACGGCAACGGATTCCTCCTTACGGCAACGATCTCCGGTGTCGACGGCCACGCTCCCGACAAAGCCGTCCTGAGCACTGTCGAGGCCGCGCTGAATGCCGGCGCGATCCAGTACCGCGCGGCGTTTCCGGGCGCGACCGCCGAGGTCGGCGGCTCGCCGCTGCTTGTCGAATCGCTCACGTCGATCTCTGAGAGCGATCTCGCACGAGGTGAGACGGTCGCTCTGCCCATCGCACTCATCGTCATGCTTGTCGTCTTCGGTGGATTCATCGCAGCAGGGATTCCTCTCGCAGGTGCGGTGGCAGCCATCGGCGGTGCGCTCGGAGTGCTCTTCTGCTTCACTTTCTTCACCGACATCAATACGAGCGTCGTGAATGTCGTCACTGCAGTGGGCCTGGGCCTCTCGATCGACTACGGATTGTTGATCGTGAGCCGCTTCCGTGAAGAGTCCCGGAAGCGCCGGCTGGTGTCGAGGGACGAGCGATTGGCTGCGGTCGGCCTCGCGGTGAATTCGGCCGGACGTACGGTCACCTTCTCAGGCACCGTCTTTGCAATTGCGGCTCTCGGCCTTCTGCTCTTCGATCCACCGATCGTGCGAGCGATCGGCATCGGCGCTCTGGCAGTCACCATGATCGCGGTCGCATCTGCGCTCACGCTCATCCCGGCGCTGATCGGATTGAGTGGCGAACGCCTCATTCGCCCGGGTGTGCTCACACGTATCCCCGGTGTCGGCCCACTGCTCAGCCGATTCGGTGACGTGGCGCCCCCTGAGGGGTTCTTCTCCCACCTGACCAGGCGTGTGCAACGCCATCCCGCGCTCATCACGCTGGCCACTGTGGTTGTGCTGCTGGTGATGGGCAGCCCCCTTCTGACGCTCCAGCTCGCGAACACGAGTGTCGATGCCATTCCGAAGTCGTCGACCCAGTACGACTTCGTGCAGACGGTGAACGGGTTCTTCCCGCAGGCGACGAGCCCGCGCGTGCTTCTCGTGACCGAGACCGAGGCCGACGCGGCCAACTGGGCCGCGCAGGTGAAATCCCTCGACCGCGTGGCGGCCGTCGGTGTGCCGACCGCCTCGGGTGACGCCTGGAGTGTCCGGGTTGCGGTCGACCAGCCCACCGACGGCGTCAGGGTCGTGCACGAGATCCGGGATGCCCGGCCGGCCTTCCCCGCCTGGGTCACCGGTATCGACGCCGACACCGCCGACCTGGCCGGGTCGCTGCTCAGTGGGGCACCGCGAGCAGCGCTGCTCATCGCGGTGGGAACGATGGTCGTGTTGTTTCTGATGACCGGTTCGCTGATCATCCCGCTGAAGGCACTCGTCGCCAGTGCGCTCTCACTCGGAGCCTCGATCGGAGTGCTGGTCTGGGGCTTCCAGCAGGGCAACTTCGCTGGTCTGATGGGCTTCAACGCCGCCGACGTGCACGGGGTGGATGCCCTTGTACTTCTGCTGACCTTCGTGTTCGGTTTTGGGCTGGCAATGGACTACGAGATGTTCATCCTCTCGCGGGTGACCGAGCTGGTCGAGGCTGGTGTTCCGGCAAAGGAGGCGATTGCGCTCGGACTGCAGCGCTCCGGTCGCATCATCACCTCAGCTGCGCTCATCATCATCGTGGTGTTCGCAGGCTTCGCGACCGGTGACCTGATGCTCATCAAACAACTCGGGGTGGCGCTCGCCGTCGCTGTTCTGCTCGACGCGACGCTGGTGCGCTGCCTGCTGGTGCCTGCATTCATGACGTGGTCGTATCGCTTCATGTGGTGGGCGCCGCGCTGGCTCAAGCCGGTGCACGCGAGGTTCGCGCTGCGCGACTGAGCCGGCACGACCATGCTCCAGTCGAGGCCCCACCATGCACGGCCACGGGTGCATGCCCTGGTCAGTGGAAGCGGGTGGCCGCGCGACCCCAGTACTCGTCGCTGCCGGTGAGGCCCGACCGCAGGCCGGAATCCCCCAGCTTCAAGGCGAGGCCGACCCAGTTCTGCAACCCGGACGGGTCAGGTACTCGCCCGAGATACGACGAGTACATCGCGCTCACACGGCTGCTGATCGTCTCGGTCGAATCCCAGAACTGCGCTATGACCCAGTCGCGACCATGGGCCTGTGCAAGATCTGCCCAGAATTGATACTCCGACCCGCTTCCCGAACGTTTCAGGAGCGTCTGGTACAGCGACAGTGCGAACGACAGATTTGTACCCCCGTGGTTGGTGAAGTACTCCAGTGACCCGTAGAAGCTGGTCTCGATGTCGTCGGTGGTCAGCAGACCCTGTTGCATGCGTGTCAGCCAGAAGGTCTGGCCTCCGGGATCAGAGCCGCGCCCCAGGATGCCCCGGTATGCGGCATTGATGCGGATGAGGCGGTATTCGTCGCTCGAGACGAAAGCGTCGGACACGGCAGTTCGGGCACCGCCACCGTCGAGGATCTTCGTCCAGAACATGAGCTCGCTGAACGACGGTGTGCGGGCGAGGTAGTCGTTGTACAAGGCCGTCACGTAGGAACCGCTGGCAGAGAGCACGTTCACGCCTGCCCCGATCGCTGCGAGGTTCAGTGGCACATTCGTGTTCCTGAAGTCGATGTGTTCGTGATTGCAGGAGTCGGAGAACTGATTGATGTTCACGAGGTAGAGCGAGGTTCCCGCCGACACCCTGCATTGGTACTGGCCGGCGTTCGTTCCGTCTGGAACCACGCTGTCGAGGAGTTTGAGAAGCTGGATGGTCTGCGAATTCGATCCGTTGAGCACCACACCGCCGACAACGGCGAAGTCCACGGCCCTCGCCGGATCAGTGCAGTGCACGGAGTACGTCGGAGCTCCACAGTTTGTCTGGTCGCCGATGCACGGTCTCTGGATGTCGGAGATGGTGACCGAGCCGAACTTGTACAGCGTCAGAACGATGATCTGCAGGATTCGAGTGTCGACGGTGCAGCCCGTGAGCGCCTGGCCCTGGGCGAGAGGTGCGATCTCGCGGTCGAAGATCGCAGGCGGGTTTGTGCGGAGCGCGCCTGCCGTCTTGGCGTCGACGAGCGCCTGGGCGAGTTCCCGCGGGTCGTTCGACACCAGCGGAGTGCCGGCCGCCTGTGCCCCGGCGCTGGGCGCGGTAGGTGACGGCGTCGGCGTCGCGGACGACGGAGGTGTGGATTTGGCCGGTGTCGGAACGATCGTCGGCAGGGCCGTCGGTGTCGGGGCTGGCGTGGTCGTCGCTACCGGTTGCGGAGACGCTGAAACTGGAGTACTCGGAGACGGCGGTCCAGCATCCGGTGTCGGTGTCGGTGCCTGGGTCGGGGTGGGCGTCGGCGCGCCTGTCGCCGTTGGCAGAGGGGCGGTGGATGCTGCGGCCAGCAGCGCCACTGACGGTGTCGGTGTTGGCTGTGCGAAGGCGGGCTGCACACCCACGCCGCCGAGGCCTGCCACCAGGGCGATGGTGACGGCAATGGACACTCTGTTCAGCCGGATCACAGTACTCCTTGTGCGTTCATGGGGTAGCTTCAGAACGACGAGCGAGTTCGGTACTGGCTGGGCGACGTTTGTTGCAGGGGTGGTCGGTGGTGCTCTTCATTGGCTTCAGGGATCGTTACGAAGGGGGAGTCGGAATGAGACTCGGTCTGGTTCGGTCATTCTCCGGGGCCGCACTGTTGGCAACGCTGGCTCTCGTGACAGGATGCACGAGCGCAGCCATCCAGCCGTCCCCGACATCGTCGACGTCGACCGCTTCGGCAACCTCGAGCCCGCAGCCGTCGTCGGCACCCCCCGCAGCAACTCCATCGATGACCCCAGTCCCCAGTACAACGCCCTCGAATCCTAACCCGAGCTCCGCTGCTTTGGCCAGTGTGGTGCTTGCCTGCCAGAGCTGGCAGACGAGCCTCTCCCAAGACAAGGCGACCTTCCCGACGACGCAGGCCGCTGCGGCGGCGCAGGTTTCGGCGGCGGCCGCCGTCGATTCGCAGTGGCAGACTCTGGCCTCTGACATGAGCTATCTCGTCTCGGTCATCGATGACACCAGCTCTGAGGCGCAGGCGAAAGGGCAGCAGACGTTCACCGACCTCTCGAACCAGTGCCTCGCGGTGGGAGTGACGGTCAACGGCGGCTAGCAGGGCCCCGTCTCCCGAGCGAATCCGCCCCGCAGCGACCAGCGGGTAGAGTTCGGGCATGACCGA contains:
- a CDS encoding DUF4214 domain-containing protein, with amino-acid sequence MIRLNRVSIAVTIALVAGLGGVGVQPAFAQPTPTPSVALLAAASTAPLPTATGAPTPTPTQAPTPTPDAGPPSPSTPVSASPQPVATTTPAPTPTALPTIVPTPAKSTPPSSATPTPSPTAPSAGAQAAGTPLVSNDPRELAQALVDAKTAGALRTNPPAIFDREIAPLAQGQALTGCTVDTRILQIIVLTLYKFGSVTISDIQRPCIGDQTNCGAPTYSVHCTDPARAVDFAVVGGVVLNGSNSQTIQLLKLLDSVVPDGTNAGQYQCRVSAGTSLYLVNINQFSDSCNHEHIDFRNTNVPLNLAAIGAGVNVLSASGSYVTALYNDYLARTPSFSELMFWTKILDGGGARTAVSDAFVSSDEYRLIRINAAYRGILGRGSDPGGQTFWLTRMQQGLLTTDDIETSFYGSLEYFTNHGGTNLSFALSLYQTLLKRSGSGSEYQFWADLAQAHGRDWVIAQFWDSTETISSRVSAMYSSYLGRVPDPSGLQNWVGLALKLGDSGLRSGLTGSDEYWGRAATRFH
- a CDS encoding MMPL family transporter encodes the protein MADRTPVTPVRLGWVGRLGAASARRPWIAMTVWILLLGIALAAALGATGNQTLFQLLVTGAPAAEGESSRATAILEGGDPRDQLSLTVHGVSPTDAQAIRLSTGISSTLAGLPDITVVNPLVVPPLADGSANPAALPLLADDGNGFLLTATISGVDGHAPDKAVLSTVEAALNAGAIQYRAAFPGATAEVGGSPLLVESLTSISESDLARGETVALPIALIVMLVVFGGFIAAGIPLAGAVAAIGGALGVLFCFTFFTDINTSVVNVVTAVGLGLSIDYGLLIVSRFREESRKRRLVSRDERLAAVGLAVNSAGRTVTFSGTVFAIAALGLLLFDPPIVRAIGIGALAVTMIAVASALTLIPALIGLSGERLIRPGVLTRIPGVGPLLSRFGDVAPPEGFFSHLTRRVQRHPALITLATVVVLLVMGSPLLTLQLANTSVDAIPKSSTQYDFVQTVNGFFPQATSPRVLLVTETEADAANWAAQVKSLDRVAAVGVPTASGDAWSVRVAVDQPTDGVRVVHEIRDARPAFPAWVTGIDADTADLAGSLLSGAPRAALLIAVGTMVVLFLMTGSLIIPLKALVASALSLGASIGVLVWGFQQGNFAGLMGFNAADVHGVDALVLLLTFVFGFGLAMDYEMFILSRVTELVEAGVPAKEAIALGLQRSGRIITSAALIIIVVFAGFATGDLMLIKQLGVALAVAVLLDATLVRCLLVPAFMTWSYRFMWWAPRWLKPVHARFALRD
- a CDS encoding Gfo/Idh/MocA family protein, coding for MTAGKLRVVIAGTGMIAELHRRAAVLSGAVVIGVLGSRPERSHEVAERWGVEHAFGDLVEVIAARPDVVHICTPNSFHFAYALELLDAGIHVVCEKPLGLTAAESMEMDAKAAACGLVATVPFVYRFHPMVREIRERRLAGELGEIALIHGSYLQDWMLAPNVGSWRVDPIAGGASRAFADIGSHWCDLVEWVSGERFSAVSSAVSILYPERPSESATAFTGGGSGELGVVTTEDIALAQFRTESGVLASVTVSQVSAGRKNRLWFELDGTRQSAVFDQENPESAWMGAQIQSSTIVRDPSVNRPEARRLSSLPAGHPQGYAHCFEAFVDDTYAAVRGDVRDGLPTFADGARAARIVEAVLGSARDAAWKVIA